In Deinococcus seoulensis, the following are encoded in one genomic region:
- a CDS encoding Nramp family divalent metal transporter: MSSTPPSPESPGTSSLDARMNARAAAILERTGNKRGLARILPFLGPAVIASIAYMDPGNFATNIQGGAQFGYGLLWVILAANLMAMLIQNLSAKLGIATGKNLPEVIRERFPRPAVWLYWVQAELVAIATDLAEFIGAAIAIQLLTGLPLIWGAAITGVLTFWLLTIQRRGFRPLELVIGGFVAIIGVAYLTQFVLARPNLAQLGAGFVPSFQGVDSVYLAVGIIGATVMPHVIYLHSALTQGRVPTRNDQEKLRLSRLNRVDVIISMGVAGLINMSMLAVAAATFYGKGIEDAGNLETAYRTLTPLLGPAAATAFAIALLASGLSSSAVGTMAGQVIMQGFVNFSIPLWLRRTVTMLPAFIVILLGLDPTSVLILSQVILSFGVPFALIPLLVFAARRDIMGVLVSRPHVTALGWLFAGIIIALNGYLLWGTLAGG, translated from the coding sequence ATGTCGTCCACGCCCCCCTCACCCGAATCACCCGGCACGTCCTCACTGGACGCCCGCATGAACGCCCGCGCCGCCGCCATCCTCGAACGCACCGGCAACAAACGCGGCCTGGCACGCATCCTGCCGTTCCTCGGCCCGGCCGTGATCGCCTCCATCGCGTACATGGACCCCGGCAACTTCGCCACCAACATCCAGGGCGGCGCGCAGTTCGGGTACGGGCTGCTGTGGGTGATCCTGGCCGCCAACCTGATGGCCATGCTGATCCAGAACCTCAGCGCCAAACTGGGCATCGCCACCGGCAAGAACCTGCCGGAAGTCATCCGGGAACGCTTCCCGCGCCCCGCCGTGTGGCTGTACTGGGTGCAGGCGGAACTGGTCGCCATCGCCACCGACCTCGCCGAATTCATCGGGGCGGCCATCGCCATTCAACTGCTGACCGGCCTGCCGCTGATCTGGGGCGCGGCCATCACAGGTGTTCTGACCTTCTGGCTGCTGACCATCCAGCGCCGTGGGTTCCGCCCGCTGGAACTGGTGATCGGGGGCTTTGTGGCCATCATCGGCGTGGCGTACCTCACGCAGTTCGTGCTGGCGCGGCCCAACCTCGCGCAGCTCGGGGCGGGCTTCGTGCCGTCCTTCCAGGGCGTGGACAGCGTGTACCTCGCGGTCGGCATCATCGGCGCGACTGTCATGCCGCACGTCATCTACCTGCACTCCGCCCTCACGCAGGGCCGCGTACCCACCCGCAACGACCAGGAGAAACTGCGCCTGAGCCGCCTGAACCGCGTGGACGTGATCATCTCGATGGGCGTCGCCGGGCTGATCAACATGAGCATGCTGGCCGTCGCCGCCGCCACCTTCTACGGCAAGGGCATCGAGGACGCCGGGAACCTGGAAACCGCGTACCGCACCCTGACACCGCTGCTCGGCCCGGCCGCCGCGACCGCCTTCGCCATCGCGCTGCTCGCCAGCGGCCTGAGCAGCAGCGCCGTGGGCACCATGGCCGGACAGGTGATCATGCAGGGCTTCGTGAACTTCAGCATTCCGCTGTGGTTGCGGCGCACCGTCACCATGCTCCCGGCGTTCATCGTGATCCTGCTGGGCCTGGACCCCACCAGCGTCCTGATCCTGTCGCAGGTGATCCTCAGTTTCGGCGTGCCGTTCGCGCTGATTCCGCTGCTGGTCTTCGCCGCGCGGCGCGACATCATGGGCGTGCTGGTCAGCCGCCCGCACGTGACGGCGCTCGGGTGGCTGTTCGCGGGCATCATCATCGCCCTGAACGGCTACCTGCTGTGGGGCACCCTGGCCGGAGGGTAA
- the serA gene encoding phosphoglycerate dehydrogenase codes for MTAPATPTDPAQADRTDTLRVLICDEMNPGNLEHDGFQIDYQGNMDRAETLRRLPEYDALITRSRTKVDRELIDAAGPRLKVIGRGGVGVDNIDLDYASLRGLLVLNAPESNNVSAAELAVMHLMAAARGLTRSDRKTRAGEWDRKYLGQELKDRTLGIVGLGRIGSIVADRAQGLRMNVVAFDPYVPESKFERLGVKRAATLDDLLSQVDAITVHTPLTDETRGMIGAEQLARLKKGAIAVNAARGGIIDEQALVDALHSGHLFAAGVDVFVDEPPAADHIFLHAPNLGITAHLGANTFEAQERVGAEIVARVLAALHGDVSKGAVNAPALDAKTMEALGGYLTLGDKLGRILSQLLPGAHDVEVTFRGEFPADPAPVVTSVLVGYLSGSTDETPNMINARALARERGVNIAIREQADSPDYQTEVIVKVTGGQTGEKERTRTVGGTVFGRNPRLTRLRDFRVELEPEGNILIASNQDKPGAVAKLSTLLGTWGVNIAGMALGRAEKGGQALFTLTLDDALTPDQLGQVRELDVIDSAYMVRA; via the coding sequence ATGACCGCACCCGCCACGCCCACCGACCCGGCCCAGGCAGACCGCACCGACACCCTGCGCGTCCTGATCTGCGACGAGATGAACCCCGGCAACCTGGAACACGACGGCTTCCAGATCGACTACCAGGGCAACATGGACCGCGCCGAGACCCTGCGCCGCCTGCCCGAGTACGACGCGCTGATCACCCGCAGCCGCACCAAGGTCGACCGGGAACTGATCGACGCGGCCGGACCCCGCCTGAAAGTCATCGGGCGCGGCGGCGTGGGCGTGGACAACATCGACCTGGACTACGCCAGCCTGCGCGGCCTGCTGGTCCTGAACGCCCCCGAGAGCAACAACGTGTCGGCCGCCGAACTGGCCGTCATGCACCTGATGGCCGCCGCGCGCGGCCTGACCCGCAGCGACCGCAAAACCCGCGCCGGAGAGTGGGACCGCAAGTACCTGGGCCAGGAACTCAAGGACCGCACCCTGGGCATCGTCGGCCTCGGCCGCATCGGCAGTATCGTCGCCGACCGCGCGCAGGGCCTGCGCATGAACGTCGTCGCCTTCGACCCCTACGTCCCGGAAAGCAAGTTCGAACGCCTGGGCGTGAAGCGCGCCGCCACCCTCGACGACCTGCTCTCACAGGTGGACGCCATCACCGTCCACACCCCCCTGACCGACGAGACGCGCGGCATGATCGGCGCCGAGCAACTCGCCCGCCTGAAGAAAGGCGCCATCGCCGTGAACGCCGCGCGCGGCGGCATCATCGACGAACAGGCCCTCGTGGACGCCCTGCACAGCGGCCACCTGTTCGCCGCCGGAGTGGACGTGTTCGTGGACGAACCCCCGGCCGCCGATCACATCTTCCTGCACGCCCCGAACCTGGGCATCACCGCGCACCTGGGCGCCAACACCTTCGAAGCGCAGGAACGCGTCGGCGCCGAGATCGTCGCGCGCGTGCTGGCCGCCCTGCACGGCGACGTCAGCAAGGGCGCCGTGAACGCCCCCGCCCTGGACGCCAAGACCATGGAAGCCCTCGGCGGGTACCTGACCCTCGGGGACAAACTGGGCCGCATCCTCTCGCAACTGCTGCCCGGCGCGCACGACGTGGAAGTCACCTTCCGCGGCGAGTTCCCCGCCGACCCCGCCCCGGTCGTCACCAGCGTCCTCGTGGGCTACCTGAGCGGCAGCACCGACGAGACGCCCAACATGATCAACGCCCGCGCCCTCGCCCGCGAACGCGGCGTGAACATCGCCATCCGCGAGCAGGCCGACAGCCCCGACTACCAGACCGAGGTCATCGTGAAGGTCACGGGCGGCCAGACCGGCGAGAAGGAACGCACCCGCACCGTGGGCGGCACCGTGTTCGGCCGCAACCCCCGCCTGACCCGCCTGCGCGACTTCCGCGTGGAACTCGAACCCGAAGGCAACATCCTGATCGCCAGCAACCAGGACAAACCCGGCGCAGTCGCCAAACTCAGCACCTTGCTCGGCACCTGGGGCGTGAACATCGCCGGAATGGCCCTCGGCCGCGCCGAGAAGGGCGGACAGGCGCTGTTCACCCTGACCCTCGACGACGCCCTGACCCCGGACCAGCTGGGGCAGGTGCGGGAACTCGACGTGATCGACAGCGCCTACATGGTCCGCGCCTGA
- a CDS encoding FAD-dependent oxidoreductase, whose protein sequence is MRIVIVGGVAAGMSAASRARRFSPDAQIVVFDRGEFVSYGACGLPYVIGGEVGDFGDLVARTPEQMRARGIGVRTRHEVTGVDARAATVTVLDREAGRTTTEPFDRLLLATGVSAVRPAWARTDLGGVHVLRDIPDGQALEASVAGARRACIVGGGYIGLELAEALRARGLSVVLLERGPEVAGRMLDPQLQAQVREELERGGVDVRCGVTVEGLTGTGHVTGVQTDAGLVRADLVVVAVGVKPNVELARAAGVRLGKTGAVAVNARQETNVPGIYSAGDNTQSTHRVTRRSVHIPLGLPANRMGRVAGVNMAGGHARFPGVVGTGIFRTFELGVARTGLTQTEADELGLKAVSVDVTSTDHAGYHSGSRPIHVRLTGERGTGRLLGAQLIGRNHLSVKRVDVVAALLGTRATAQDLFDADLAYAPPFSGVWDVLLVAADRLHRQL, encoded by the coding sequence ATGCGAATCGTGATTGTGGGCGGCGTGGCCGCAGGAATGAGTGCGGCCAGCCGGGCGCGGCGGTTCAGTCCGGACGCGCAGATCGTGGTGTTCGACCGTGGTGAGTTCGTGAGTTACGGCGCGTGCGGGTTACCGTACGTGATCGGCGGTGAGGTCGGGGACTTCGGGGATCTGGTGGCGCGCACGCCCGAGCAGATGCGGGCGCGCGGGATCGGCGTGCGCACCCGGCACGAGGTGACGGGCGTGGACGCGCGGGCCGCGACGGTCACCGTGCTGGACCGCGAGGCGGGGCGCACGACGACCGAACCGTTCGACCGGCTGCTGCTGGCGACCGGGGTGTCGGCCGTGCGGCCCGCGTGGGCCAGAACGGACCTGGGCGGCGTGCACGTGCTGCGCGACATTCCGGACGGGCAGGCGCTGGAGGCGAGCGTGGCGGGCGCCCGCCGGGCCTGCATCGTGGGCGGCGGGTACATCGGGCTGGAGCTGGCCGAGGCGCTGCGGGCGCGGGGCCTGAGCGTGGTCCTGCTGGAACGGGGGCCGGAAGTGGCAGGCCGCATGCTGGACCCGCAGTTGCAGGCGCAGGTCCGTGAGGAACTGGAACGCGGCGGGGTGGACGTGCGCTGCGGCGTGACCGTGGAGGGCCTGACCGGCACCGGGCACGTGACGGGCGTGCAGACGGACGCCGGACTGGTGCGCGCCGATCTGGTCGTGGTGGCGGTCGGCGTGAAACCGAACGTGGAACTGGCGCGGGCAGCCGGGGTGCGGCTGGGCAAGACGGGCGCGGTCGCCGTGAACGCCCGGCAGGAAACGAACGTGCCCGGCATCTACTCGGCCGGTGACAACACGCAGAGCACGCACCGCGTCACGCGCCGCAGCGTGCACATTCCGCTGGGCCTGCCCGCCAACCGCATGGGCCGCGTGGCAGGCGTGAACATGGCCGGAGGGCACGCCCGCTTTCCCGGCGTGGTCGGCACGGGGATCTTCAGGACCTTCGAGCTGGGCGTGGCCCGCACCGGCCTGACCCAGACCGAGGCGGACGAACTGGGCCTGAAGGCCGTGAGCGTGGACGTGACCAGCACCGACCACGCCGGGTACCACTCGGGATCCAGACCCATTCACGTGCGCCTGACCGGCGAGCGGGGCACAGGCCGCCTGCTGGGCGCGCAACTGATCGGCCGCAACCACCTGAGCGTGAAACGGGTGGATGTGGTCGCGGCCCTGCTGGGCACCCGCGCGACCGCGCAGGACCTGTTCGACGCGGACCTCGCGTATGCCCCGCCGTTCAGTGGCGTGTGGGACGTACTGCTGGTCGCCGCCGACCGCCTGCACCGGCAACTCTGA
- a CDS encoding CAP domain-containing protein: MLTSPSFLTRRTLFLLTALLAAQQPASAQTGETQPTPAQTATTQTGAAQTATTQTTATQPAAQQNAGVQNSGVQAGGGQPGGTQPPAAPAGPVIAPSLPTLNLPGVTLNPEQLVNSSDLFSEVVQADFLSCGQQAHRDPTLDSVAEQVLRGFTLKNELARLHYPAKRSASFTMAKLGKVKLVAGALANQCGHRVGFSRYGVSVQDGRAALVYVQPAQIEVSDPREWMVRFMNITNEARRQGQRCGDQLFNTTGPLAWDDTLARSAQMHVNDMVRLNFRGHVNPETGSEPLERARQNGFTGELAGENAAYNVMTPEEALQTLIDSPGHCRTLMNPDWTLFGAAVGNGTPTTTFANYWVQSFGR; the protein is encoded by the coding sequence ATGCTTACTTCACCTTCATTTCTGACGCGCCGCACCCTGTTCCTGCTGACCGCCCTGCTCGCTGCCCAACAGCCCGCCAGCGCACAGACGGGCGAGACACAGCCGACCCCTGCACAGACGGCCACCACACAGACGGGCGCTGCACAGACAGCCACCACACAGACGACGGCGACCCAGCCGGCTGCGCAGCAGAACGCCGGTGTCCAGAACTCGGGCGTTCAGGCCGGAGGTGGGCAACCGGGCGGCACGCAACCCCCCGCCGCTCCCGCCGGGCCGGTCATCGCGCCGTCCCTGCCGACCCTGAACCTGCCGGGCGTGACCCTGAACCCGGAGCAACTGGTCAATTCCAGTGACCTGTTCTCGGAGGTCGTGCAGGCGGACTTCCTGAGCTGCGGGCAGCAGGCGCACCGCGACCCGACGCTGGACAGCGTGGCCGAGCAGGTCCTGCGGGGCTTCACCCTGAAAAACGAACTGGCCCGCTTGCACTACCCGGCGAAACGCTCGGCCAGTTTCACCATGGCGAAACTCGGGAAGGTCAAACTGGTCGCCGGGGCACTCGCCAACCAGTGCGGGCACCGGGTCGGCTTCAGCCGCTACGGCGTGTCGGTGCAGGACGGCCGGGCCGCGCTGGTGTACGTGCAGCCCGCACAGATCGAGGTCAGCGATCCCCGCGAGTGGATGGTGCGCTTCATGAACATCACCAACGAAGCCCGGCGGCAGGGGCAGCGTTGCGGAGACCAGCTGTTCAACACGACCGGCCCGCTCGCCTGGGACGACACGCTGGCCCGCAGCGCGCAGATGCACGTGAACGACATGGTCCGCCTGAACTTCCGCGGGCACGTGAACCCCGAAACCGGCAGCGAACCCCTGGAACGCGCCCGCCAGAACGGCTTCACAGGCGAACTGGCAGGCGAGAACGCCGCCTACAACGTCATGACGCCCGAGGAGGCCCTGCAGACCCTCATCGACAGCCCCGGCCACTGCCGGACCCTCATGAACCCCGACTGGACCCTCTTCGGCGCCGCCGTCGGCAACGGCACCCCCACCACCACCTTCGCCAACTACTGGGTGCAGAGCTTCGGGCGGTGA
- a CDS encoding aminotransferase class V-fold PLP-dependent enzyme, which yields MSEAPPMQYAPLNRARLIAPGPVEVAPDVLAQLAQPQMHHRAQAGIDKLMEARAKLTQLLGDPYDAVITTSSGTGAFEGALLSTTPAGARVVNAQAGKFSERWGEMAQRFGYDTTLVARPWGDVLDPQQVADATRGAHTLLITHSETSTGALHDLEAIARAAKAQNPDLIVIADCITSYGVAELRPAAWGVDVIVSGSQKGTATPPGLGFVLFSPEVQARMIRNPGNAFYLDMTRELAGQKAGSTPQTPAINLIYALSTALDRLLSVPHEVLWAEQRRKTDALIAAGTALGAPAWAPRTSPAVAVLTPPDGITGRQVAAQLASMGQRALPGQAPHEDTVFRVSTMGYADRYDALSIAGILEDAFAALGVPFERGAAVNAAWQALND from the coding sequence ATGAGCGAAGCCCCCCCCATGCAGTACGCGCCCCTGAACCGCGCCCGCCTGATCGCCCCCGGCCCGGTCGAAGTCGCTCCGGACGTGCTGGCCCAGCTGGCGCAACCGCAGATGCACCACCGCGCGCAGGCCGGCATCGACAAGCTGATGGAAGCCCGCGCGAAACTCACGCAGTTGCTCGGCGACCCCTACGACGCCGTCATCACGACCAGCAGCGGCACCGGCGCGTTCGAGGGCGCCCTGCTGAGCACCACCCCGGCAGGCGCGCGGGTCGTGAACGCCCAGGCCGGGAAGTTCAGCGAACGCTGGGGCGAGATGGCCCAGCGCTTCGGGTACGACACGACCCTGGTCGCCAGACCCTGGGGCGACGTGCTCGACCCGCAGCAGGTCGCGGACGCCACGCGCGGCGCGCACACCCTGCTGATCACGCACAGCGAGACCAGCACCGGCGCCCTGCACGACCTGGAAGCCATCGCCCGCGCCGCGAAGGCGCAGAACCCGGACCTGATCGTCATTGCCGACTGCATCACCTCGTACGGCGTGGCGGAACTCCGCCCGGCCGCGTGGGGCGTGGACGTGATCGTCTCCGGCAGCCAGAAGGGCACCGCCACCCCGCCGGGCCTGGGCTTCGTGCTGTTCAGCCCCGAGGTGCAGGCGCGCATGATCCGCAATCCGGGCAACGCCTTCTACCTCGACATGACCCGCGAACTGGCCGGACAGAAAGCCGGGAGCACCCCGCAGACCCCGGCCATCAACCTGATCTACGCCCTGAGCACCGCCCTGGACCGCCTGCTGAGCGTGCCGCACGAGGTCCTGTGGGCCGAGCAGCGCCGCAAGACCGACGCCCTGATCGCCGCCGGAACCGCGCTGGGCGCGCCTGCCTGGGCACCGCGCACCAGCCCGGCCGTCGCGGTCCTGACGCCCCCGGACGGCATCACCGGCCGTCAGGTGGCCGCGCAACTGGCCAGCATGGGCCAGCGCGCCCTGCCCGGACAGGCCCCTCACGAGGACACCGTGTTCCGCGTGAGCACCATGGGCTACGCCGACCGCTACGACGCCCTGAGCATCGCCGGAATCCTGGAAGACGCCTTCGCCGCGCTCGGCGTGCCCTTCGAGCGGGGCGCCGCCGTGAACGCCGCGTGGCAGGCGCTGAACGACTGA